The Pleuronectes platessa chromosome 10, fPlePla1.1, whole genome shotgun sequence genome contains a region encoding:
- the ca14 gene encoding carbonic anhydrase 14, translated as MDSLGLFIFLMLMCSQWTAAPAAEEITWTYTGLVGQSEWSEYFPDCGGTSQSPVDVVTTQTKYDPSLIPLTPLGYSQHGNMPFTLSNNGHTAVIELPEWMGLGGLPWLFTAVQLHLHWGSGGPSHGGSEHTINGLSAEAELHVVHYNSELYPNMSAAMTQRDGLAVLGILIVTGEETNDAFNNILNYLSRIRHADQKASIPAFDVQSLLPKDLKRYYRYNGSLTTPPCYQSVIWSVFHERVQVSKAQLLKMETILYSSKAKDPDRMLLQDNYRTTQLLNHRVVFASFSAESGKELSPGEVTAIVIGVMCGCVGLAVIVRFIVKTIRFFTLLHHETVVVNSSTSSWDVLPSNRPAPTPRAKEPEKANEKKQDVALNSTSGARKTEEPSPSLQTEP; from the exons ATGGACTCTTTGGGTCTTTTTATCTTTCTAATGCTGATGTGTTCCCAGTGGACTGCCGCCCCTGCTGCTG AGGAAATTACCTGGACCTACACTG GTTTGGTGGGTCAGTCCGAGTGGTCCGAGTACTTCCCGGACTGCGGTGGTACATCTCAATCCCCTGTGGATGTAGTTACCACCCAGACTAAATATGACCCCAGTTTGATCCCTCTGACCCCACTGGGCTACAGTCAGCACGGCAACATGCCCTTCACTCTGTCCAACAATGGACACACAG CTGTGATTGAGCTGCCAGAGTGGATGGGACTTGGGGGGCTGCCCTGGCTCTTCACAGCCGTacagctgcacctccactgGGGCAGCGGCGGCCCGAGCCACGGGGGCAGTGAACACACCATCAATGGACTGAGTGCAGAGGCAGAG CTTCACGTGGTTCACTACAACTCGGAGCTCTACCCCAACATGTCTGCCGCCATGACACAGAGGGATGGCCTGGCGGTTTTAGGCATTCTCATTGTG acaggtgaggagacaaatGATGCATTCAACAACATCCTCAACTACCTGAGTCGCATCAGGCACGCAG ACCAGAAAGCTTCCATCCCAGCCTTTGACGTCCAGTCCCTGCTCCCGAAGGATCTGAAACGCTACTACCGCTACAATGGCTCCCTCACGACGCCGCCCTGCTATCAGAGCGTGATCTGGTCGGTGTTTCACGAGAGGGTTCAGGTCTCTAAAGCACAG CTGCTGAAGATGGAGACGATACTTTATTCCAGTAAAGCCAAAGATCCCGACAGGATGCTGCTGCAGGACAACTACCGCACGACGCAGCTGCTCAACCACAGGGTCGTCTTCGCCTCCTTCTCTGCAG AATCAGGGAAGGAGCTGTCCCCCG GTGAAGTCACAGCCATCGTGATAGGGGTGATGTGCGGCTGTGTGGGTCTGGCTGTTATCGTTCGCTTCATCGTGAAGACAATACG ATTTTTTACTCTCCTCCACCATGAAACAGTCGTGGTAAACAG CTCTACCTCTAGCTGGGACGTCCTGCCCAGTAACCGGCCTGCTCCCACTCCAAG GGCTAAGGAGCCAGAGAAAGCAAATGAGAAAAAACAAGACGTGGCTCTGAACTCGACCTCTGGGGCAAGAAAGACAGAAGAGCCCTCGCCGTCTCTTCAGACTGAGCCCTAG
- the LOC128449027 gene encoding uncharacterized protein LOC128449027, protein MAALRVFLPFAICLLLGHQTFAQNDAPCQKSKWNNAFNTFKYRHILNKLPNSLQKEKWNELIKKDNNCSRTRQSFLGLDMLDKVKAVCTKEGGKIYEKNMCISNQIFTFYTVIIQEVTCKILKVCWVMAALRVFLPLAICLLLGHQTFAQNDAPCQKSKRNNEFNTFEERHISDELPSADDLNKWKEYIKNKGNCKRPIQSFLLRKDLDKVKAVCRDAGKKMYNNNLCISNQPFTFFTVTSEIGTCNIWSVSKENKSLILGCNTLADECLPVHFERNPQNRGPHKCAESCQAP, encoded by the exons ATGGCTGCTCTCAGGGTTTTTCTCCCTTTCGCCATCTGCCTCCTGCTGGGGCATCAGACGTTCGCCCAAAATGACGCTCCCTGCCAGAAGTCCAAGTGGAACAACGCCTTCAACACCTTCAAATATCGTCACATTCTCAATAAGTTGCCCAACTCTCTCCAGAAGGAAAAATGGAATGAGCTCATCAAGAAAGACAACAACTGTAGCAGAACCAGGCAGTCTTTCCTTGGTCTTGACATGCTGGACAAGGTGAAGGCCGTGTGCACGAAGGAAGGCGGGAAGATCTATGAGAAGAACATGTGCATCAGCAACCAGATTTTCACTTTTTATACAGTGATCATCCAGGAAGTTACCTGCAAAATCTTGAAG GTCTGCTGGGTAATGGCTGCTCTCAGGGTTTTTCTCCCTCTCGCCATCTGCCTCCTGCTGGGGCATCAGACGTTCGCCCAAAATGACGCTCCCTGCCAGAAGTCCAAGCGGAACAACGAATTCAACACCTTCGAAGAGCGCCACATTAGCGATGAGTTGCCCAGCGCAGACGACCTGAACAAATGGAAGGAGTACATCAAGAATAAAGGCAACTGTAAAAGACCTATTCAGTCTTTCCTTCTTCGTAAAGATCTAGACAAGGTGAAGGCTGTGTGCAGGGATGCAGGCAAGAAGATGTACAATAATAACCTGTGCATCAGCAACCAGCCTTTCACTTTTTTCACTGTGACAAGCGAGATAGGCACCTGCAACATCTGGAGTGTATCTAAGGAAAACAAATCTCTGATTCTGGGCTGTAATACACTGGCGGATGAGTGTCTGCCTGTGCATTTTGAGAGAAACCCTCAAAATCGAGGGCCCCATAAATGCGCAGAAAGCTGCCAGGCCCCTTAG